The genome window ggGGTGTGCGaccctctgtcactgtgtgctgctgaggcACAACCTGAAACAGCCAGGCAGCCTGAATTCCTGCATCGGAGAGTGTGTCATTCTAATCAATAACATCTCTTTAGTCATTGACATGACTGTGTCCTTTATAGGTCCTGTCATTGTCGTTGTCGTCCTGTATCTCAGAATCTTTGTGGCAGTCATCGTTCAGGTCCGTGCCATGCGAGTGCACACGGCAGCTGGTCCTCAACAGACTTCGATCAAagtaaagaaatcagaaatgaaagcgGCGCGGACTCTCGgcgttgttattgttgtgtttttattatgccTCTGCCCATTTTTTAGCAGTGCGGTGACAGGCGAGGACATCCTGCTCAATGTGTCAAGTGATGCATTTGTCATACTTTTTTTCGACTTTAACTCCAGTTTAAACCCACTGATATATGCCTTTTTCTATCCCTGGTTTAGAAAATCTATCAAACTAATTTTTACACTACAAATACTGAAGCCTGGCTCCTCTGACTTCAAATTAATGTAAAGCCAATGGAGCTGATGAGTAGTTTTTCATAATGTAGGGATCCTACAGAGCAATAGAGAAACCCAGTGAACAGAGTAAAGTCTAgacataaattaaacataaactgTCTGCTTAGGTGGACATTAGAATCTCTTCTATGCTTTAACCCTGGGTTTGGAAGTGTGCACATAGTGTTGCATGCAACATCCCAGCCAtgtgaaagcacaacatacGTGGGAAAACTGAAAACCTGATGTCCTTTATTGCCCATAATGCATCGTATATGTCACATATTGTGTCCAGAATGTTATAAATATTGCACAAGTCAATTCCCACAAGTTTTCTGCCCCTAAATGTCAATTTTCCCGTCTCATTTATGCTTTTATCACTGCACTTTAAGCTTTTTTAACATTCTGTACATGTGCCATGACTCTCTGTGACCAAGATGTGatttaaatagttgtttttgttctgtttttgtatcTCCAAGATATgagtcataaaaatgtgtgatggTCAGTGATAATCTCTTGTGCATTTTTAAGGATGTGTTCTTGATGAATTTTGCAAAGCCGGTGTTTGTGCAAATTTTAATGTAGATTATAATGTAATTATCTTGAGTTAAATTCACAGCATCACAATGAAAAccaaagtgatgatgatgttatgaTGATATCTGTAATATTAAGCTTGAATGATCCTGAATGAGTCTCTGCATCagagagctttgtgtgtgtgtattccttaCGTTGTGCGTTGTACATTTGCACTGTCACATTATGGGCATGTGTCTTCCTCATGCAGACAAACTactttttaaggtgaagacatgttttaaagttaggctgaggttacaATTTGTATAAGGCCACTAGTAATTGAGGTCAATACAGTGTCCTCTGAAGTAGGACTGGGTTTTGCTACCAATTTCAATTTGGTccacaatttgatttgattcaacTCCGATTTGAATTGGAATAATTTGGTTACAGTACCACT of Solea senegalensis isolate Sse05_10M unplaced genomic scaffold, IFAPA_SoseM_1 scf7180000015291, whole genome shotgun sequence contains these proteins:
- the LOC122762121 gene encoding trace amine-associated receptor 13c-like, producing the protein MQTLDEVDLCFPQLLNASCRKTALPPAVSMITYIMLTFIGLLTLMLNLLVIVSISHFRQLHTPTNILLLSLGISDFFVGFLIFIQTSAIDGCWFLGDFMCIVYYVLEYIIVSSSIGTMILISVDRYVAICDPMHYRTKVTEKRVKMCVCACWGCATLCHCVLLRHNLKQPGSLNSCIGECVILINNISLVIDMTVSFIGPVIVVVVLYLRIFVAVIVQVRAMRVHTAAGPQQTSIKVKKSEMKAARTLGVVIVVFLLCLCPFFSSAVTGEDILLNVSSDAFVILFFDFNSSLNPLIYAFFYPWFRKSIKLIFTLQILKPGSSDFKLM